The Sander vitreus isolate 19-12246 chromosome 5, sanVit1, whole genome shotgun sequence genome includes a region encoding these proteins:
- the LOC144518588 gene encoding UDP-glucuronosyltransferase 2A1-like isoform X1, with translation MSYTFPLFTSEMSGLRLVTLAALLCSLPTADGGKVLVFPVEGSHWVNMKVLIQELHSRGHHITVIRPKTSMFIKAESLHYQSISLDDSNEFDANLMNYFTTRMLQLRQEFHTSTAAYFKAGEELMTMMHHAHKLVVDKMQEIFEDAKLMQLFQEAKYDVVLTDPCFGGGVLLAHRLGLPLVFNVRWTILEDGHHTVAPSPLSYVPIPGLKLTDKMTFWQRVLNVLIALVVRNNHMTIKESYYTPFVHRHFGPDVHYDELVQAADVWLMRTDFTFEFPRPTMPNVVYMGGFQCKPSKPLPQHLEDFVQSSAEHGVIIMSLGTLVGTLPEDIAEHVAATFAQLPQKVIWRHTGKRPSTLGNNTLLLDWLPQNDLLGHPKTRVFVAHGGTNGLQEAIYHGVPIVGLPLMFDQDDNLFRMRVRGVAKVLEIGTLNKDNFLEAVKAVLYEPFYRENVQQLSRLHRDQPMKPLDRAMFWIEFVMRHKGAAHLRTNSYKMSWIQYHSIDVIALLLVSVMMMSLICILTVKCLWCKVFGGRKAKLD, from the exons ATGTCTTACACCTTTCCACT TTTCACTTCAGAGATGAGCGGGTTGAGACTGGTGACACTGGCTGCACTGCTCTGCTCTCTTCCAACTGCTGATGGAGGGAAAGTCCTTGTTTTCCCTGTGGAGGGAAGCCACTGGGTCAACATGAAGGTCCTCATCCAGGAGCTCCATTCCAGAGGTCACCACATCACAGTGATCCGGCCCAAAACCAGCATGTTCATCAAAGCAGAGTCCCTTCACTACCAGTCAATCAGCCTGGACGACAGTAATGAATTTGATGCAAACTTGATGAATTATTTCACGACAAGAATGCTGCAGCTCCGGCAGGAGTTCCACACTTCAACTGCAGCGTATTTCAAAGCTGGAGAGGAGTTGATGACAATGATGCATCATGCTCACAAACTTGTGGTTGATAAAATGCAAGAGATATTTGAggatgctaaactgatgcaattATTCCAAGAAGCCAAGTATGATGTTGTTCTGACTGACCCTTGCTTCGGTGGAGGGGTTCTTCTGGCTCATCGGTTGGGTCTGCCTCTGGTCTTCAACGTACGGTGGACGATCTTGGAAGATGGACATCACACAGTTGCCCCATCACCGCTTTCATATGTTCCCATACCAGGCCTTAAATTGACTGATAagatgactttttggcaaaggGTGTTAAACGTTTTAATTGCTTTAGTGGTACGTAATAACCACATGACAATCAAAGAATCTTATTACACACCATTTGTCCACCGCCACTTTGGTCCTGACGTCCACTATGATGAGCTCGTTCAGGCAGCAGATGTCTGGTTGATGAGAACCGACTTTACCTTTGAGTTCCCTCGTCCCACCATGCCCAACGTTGTCTACATGGGCGGGTTTCAGTGTAAACCCTCCAAGCCTCTTCCTCAACATCTGGAAGACTTTGTCCAGAGCTCTGCAGAGCATGGAGTCATTATTATGAGCTTGGGGACCTTGGTGGGGACTCTTCCTGAGGATATAGCAGAACATGTGGCTGCTACTTTTGCCCAATTACCTCAGAAGGTCATCTGGAGGCATACTGGGAAGAGACCGTCCACCCTGGGCAATAACACCTTGCTGCTGGACTGGCTGCCCCAAAATGACCTCTTAGGACACCCAAAGACCAGAGTGTTTGTGGCCCACGGAGGCACCAACGGACTTCAAGAGGCCATCTACCACGGAGTTCCCATCGTCGGCCTTCCTCTGATGTTTGACCAGGATGATAACCTGTTCAGGATGAGAGTGAGGGGTGTTGCAAAGGTGCTGGAAATTGGCACACTGAACAAAGACAACTTCCTGGAGGCGGTGAAGGCGGTGCTTTATGAGCCGTTCTACAGGGAGAACGTGCAGCAGCTCTCCAGGCTGCACAGAGACCAGCCCATGAAGCCTCTGGACCGAGCCATGTTCTGGATCGAGTTTGTCATGAGACACAAGGGTGCTGCTCACTTAAGGACTAACTCCTATAAAATGTCCTGGATTCAGTACCACTCCATTGATGTTATCGCACTGTTGCTAGTGTCGGTTATGATGATGTCACTGATTTGCATTTTAACAGTGAAATGTTTGTGGTGTAAAGTGTTTGGTGGGAGGAAAGCAAAATTGGACTAA
- the LOC144518588 gene encoding UDP-glucuronosyltransferase 2A1-like isoform X2 — protein MSGLRLVTLAALLCSLPTADGGKVLVFPVEGSHWVNMKVLIQELHSRGHHITVIRPKTSMFIKAESLHYQSISLDDSNEFDANLMNYFTTRMLQLRQEFHTSTAAYFKAGEELMTMMHHAHKLVVDKMQEIFEDAKLMQLFQEAKYDVVLTDPCFGGGVLLAHRLGLPLVFNVRWTILEDGHHTVAPSPLSYVPIPGLKLTDKMTFWQRVLNVLIALVVRNNHMTIKESYYTPFVHRHFGPDVHYDELVQAADVWLMRTDFTFEFPRPTMPNVVYMGGFQCKPSKPLPQHLEDFVQSSAEHGVIIMSLGTLVGTLPEDIAEHVAATFAQLPQKVIWRHTGKRPSTLGNNTLLLDWLPQNDLLGHPKTRVFVAHGGTNGLQEAIYHGVPIVGLPLMFDQDDNLFRMRVRGVAKVLEIGTLNKDNFLEAVKAVLYEPFYRENVQQLSRLHRDQPMKPLDRAMFWIEFVMRHKGAAHLRTNSYKMSWIQYHSIDVIALLLVSVMMMSLICILTVKCLWCKVFGGRKAKLD, from the coding sequence ATGAGCGGGTTGAGACTGGTGACACTGGCTGCACTGCTCTGCTCTCTTCCAACTGCTGATGGAGGGAAAGTCCTTGTTTTCCCTGTGGAGGGAAGCCACTGGGTCAACATGAAGGTCCTCATCCAGGAGCTCCATTCCAGAGGTCACCACATCACAGTGATCCGGCCCAAAACCAGCATGTTCATCAAAGCAGAGTCCCTTCACTACCAGTCAATCAGCCTGGACGACAGTAATGAATTTGATGCAAACTTGATGAATTATTTCACGACAAGAATGCTGCAGCTCCGGCAGGAGTTCCACACTTCAACTGCAGCGTATTTCAAAGCTGGAGAGGAGTTGATGACAATGATGCATCATGCTCACAAACTTGTGGTTGATAAAATGCAAGAGATATTTGAggatgctaaactgatgcaattATTCCAAGAAGCCAAGTATGATGTTGTTCTGACTGACCCTTGCTTCGGTGGAGGGGTTCTTCTGGCTCATCGGTTGGGTCTGCCTCTGGTCTTCAACGTACGGTGGACGATCTTGGAAGATGGACATCACACAGTTGCCCCATCACCGCTTTCATATGTTCCCATACCAGGCCTTAAATTGACTGATAagatgactttttggcaaaggGTGTTAAACGTTTTAATTGCTTTAGTGGTACGTAATAACCACATGACAATCAAAGAATCTTATTACACACCATTTGTCCACCGCCACTTTGGTCCTGACGTCCACTATGATGAGCTCGTTCAGGCAGCAGATGTCTGGTTGATGAGAACCGACTTTACCTTTGAGTTCCCTCGTCCCACCATGCCCAACGTTGTCTACATGGGCGGGTTTCAGTGTAAACCCTCCAAGCCTCTTCCTCAACATCTGGAAGACTTTGTCCAGAGCTCTGCAGAGCATGGAGTCATTATTATGAGCTTGGGGACCTTGGTGGGGACTCTTCCTGAGGATATAGCAGAACATGTGGCTGCTACTTTTGCCCAATTACCTCAGAAGGTCATCTGGAGGCATACTGGGAAGAGACCGTCCACCCTGGGCAATAACACCTTGCTGCTGGACTGGCTGCCCCAAAATGACCTCTTAGGACACCCAAAGACCAGAGTGTTTGTGGCCCACGGAGGCACCAACGGACTTCAAGAGGCCATCTACCACGGAGTTCCCATCGTCGGCCTTCCTCTGATGTTTGACCAGGATGATAACCTGTTCAGGATGAGAGTGAGGGGTGTTGCAAAGGTGCTGGAAATTGGCACACTGAACAAAGACAACTTCCTGGAGGCGGTGAAGGCGGTGCTTTATGAGCCGTTCTACAGGGAGAACGTGCAGCAGCTCTCCAGGCTGCACAGAGACCAGCCCATGAAGCCTCTGGACCGAGCCATGTTCTGGATCGAGTTTGTCATGAGACACAAGGGTGCTGCTCACTTAAGGACTAACTCCTATAAAATGTCCTGGATTCAGTACCACTCCATTGATGTTATCGCACTGTTGCTAGTGTCGGTTATGATGATGTCACTGATTTGCATTTTAACAGTGAAATGTTTGTGGTGTAAAGTGTTTGGTGGGAGGAAAGCAAAATTGGACTAA